TTGGCTTCACGATTCACGGTTAGCGGTTCCCCCCGATGTAACCCGGGCCGCGTCAGCGGCTCTCGTATGGAGGTGATCATGCCCCTGACAATCCGCTCCCTGACCCTCGGCTGCGCCATCGGTGCGCTCCTCAGCGCCACGGCCTATGCCGAACCCAGCCAGGAACTGATCGACGCTGCCAAGGAAGAAGGCATGCTGACCACGATCGCCCTGCCCCATAGCTGGTGCGGCTATGGCGAGGTGATCGAAGGTTTCAAGGCCAAGTACGGCATTGAGATCAACGAACTCGACCCGAATGCCGGTTCCGGCGACGAGCTGGAAGCGATCAAGGCCAACGAAGGCAATACCGGCCCGCAGGCCCCGGACGTGATCGATGTCGGTCTGTCCTTCGGCCCCGCCGCGATGGAACAGGGTCTGATCCAGCCCTACAAGGTCTCCACCTGGGATTCGATCCCGGATGATGCCAAGGAAGCCGATGGTTACTGGTATGGCGACTATTACGGCGTTCTGGCTTTCGCCGTGAACAAGGACATCTTCCCCGAAGCGCCGACCAGCTTCGCCGATCTGAAAGATCCTCAATACGCCAACGCCATCGCCATTCCGGGCGATCCGCGGACCGGCAACAGCTCGATGATGACGGTTCTGGCGGGCGGCATCTCGACCGGCGCCGAAAGCGGCGGCGACGCGCTGAATGCGGGCATCGCCTATTTCAAAGAACTGAAAGAAAGCGGCAATCTGGTGCCCGTGAACGGCAACGCCCAGAACCTCGCACAGGGCACCACCCCGATCTATTTCGACTGGGACTATAACCTGCTGGCAATGCGCGACAAGCTGGCCGGCAACCCGCCGGTTGAAGTTGTCGTGCCGTCGGATTCGGTTGTCGCAGGCGTCTATGTTCAGGCGATCTCCGCTTACGCGCCGCACCCGAACGCCGCGAAGCTGTGGATGGAGTATCTTTACTCCGACGAGGGTCAGCTTGGCTGGCTGAAAGGCTATTGCCACCCGATCCGCTTCAACGACATGGCCGAGCGCGGTGTCATCCCGCAGGAGCTGATCGACAACCTGCCCCCGGCAGAGAACTACGCCAAGGCCGTTTTCCCGTCGCTTGACGAACAGGAAGAGGCGAAAACCGCCGTTGCCGAAAACTGGGCGACGGAGATGGGCATCCAGTAATTTCACTGATGCCTTGTGATGTTGCG
The genomic region above belongs to Paracoccus sp. SCSIO 75233 and contains:
- a CDS encoding ABC transporter substrate-binding protein, translated to MTIRSLTLGCAIGALLSATAYAEPSQELIDAAKEEGMLTTIALPHSWCGYGEVIEGFKAKYGIEINELDPNAGSGDELEAIKANEGNTGPQAPDVIDVGLSFGPAAMEQGLIQPYKVSTWDSIPDDAKEADGYWYGDYYGVLAFAVNKDIFPEAPTSFADLKDPQYANAIAIPGDPRTGNSSMMTVLAGGISTGAESGGDALNAGIAYFKELKESGNLVPVNGNAQNLAQGTTPIYFDWDYNLLAMRDKLAGNPPVEVVVPSDSVVAGVYVQAISAYAPHPNAAKLWMEYLYSDEGQLGWLKGYCHPIRFNDMAERGVIPQELIDNLPPAENYAKAVFPSLDEQEEAKTAVAENWATEMGIQ